One window from the genome of Streptomyces sp. NBC_00287 encodes:
- a CDS encoding methyltransferase: MSDPSRPRASLRTAVVWEVLQEALDRQVKATGREALDVLDAGGGSGKFAVQVAGLGHRVTVVDPSPNALFALERRAAEAGVADRVQGVQGDAHGLFDVVERGAYDAVLCHGVLEYVDDPAEGVRNAVAALRPEGVLSLLAAGLGGAVLARALAGHFKEAKQALEDPNGRWGAGDPVPHRFTAEQLTALVEGAGLRVGAVHGVRVFADLVPGVLVDTEPGALEALLKLEEAAAELPAFHSVATQLHVLGETQGTPGA, from the coding sequence GTGTCGGACCCGAGCCGCCCCCGCGCCTCTCTCCGTACCGCCGTGGTCTGGGAGGTCCTCCAGGAGGCCCTCGACCGCCAGGTGAAGGCCACGGGCCGGGAGGCGCTGGACGTCCTCGACGCCGGAGGCGGCAGCGGCAAGTTCGCCGTGCAGGTCGCCGGTCTCGGCCACCGCGTCACCGTGGTCGATCCCAGCCCCAACGCCCTGTTCGCGCTGGAGCGCCGCGCCGCCGAGGCCGGCGTCGCCGACCGGGTCCAGGGCGTCCAGGGCGACGCCCACGGACTGTTCGACGTGGTCGAGCGCGGCGCCTACGACGCGGTGCTGTGCCACGGCGTCCTGGAGTACGTGGACGACCCGGCCGAGGGCGTCCGCAACGCGGTGGCCGCGCTGCGCCCCGAGGGTGTCCTCAGCCTGCTCGCGGCCGGCCTCGGCGGCGCGGTGCTGGCCCGCGCCCTCGCCGGTCACTTCAAGGAGGCCAAGCAGGCCCTGGAGGACCCGAACGGCCGCTGGGGTGCCGGTGACCCCGTGCCGCACCGCTTCACCGCCGAGCAGCTCACCGCCCTGGTCGAGGGTGCGGGCCTGCGCGTCGGCGCCGTGCACGGCGTCCGGGTCTTCGCCGACCTGGTGCCCGGCGTCCTGGTGGACACCGAGCCCGGCGCCCTGGAGGCGCTGCTGAAGCTGGAGGAGGCGGCGGCCGAGCTGCCCGCCTTCCACTCCGTTGCCACACAGCTCCATGTG
- a CDS encoding SAV_6107 family HEPN domain-containing protein yields the protein MASYHAAAARRRRATGPAPSLTGPASDVHPVLRRATAPPAALDLLAQARAGLDEAAVLETPNERYATAHLAALRTAAAVLAARGRPEPNPRRRARIRSAWEVLPEIAPELTEWSALFASGARRRARAEAGIQGAATRRDADDLIRDVAMFLRLVERMLVLQPVLPQPRQDTDAGEEGQGFPETG from the coding sequence ATGGCCAGCTACCACGCAGCCGCCGCCCGCCGGCGCCGCGCCACCGGCCCTGCCCCCTCACTGACCGGCCCGGCGAGCGATGTGCACCCCGTGCTGCGCCGGGCCACGGCCCCGCCCGCCGCCCTCGACCTGCTCGCCCAGGCCCGCGCCGGACTCGACGAGGCCGCCGTCCTGGAGACTCCGAACGAGCGCTATGCGACAGCCCACCTCGCCGCTCTGCGCACCGCCGCCGCCGTGCTCGCCGCGCGGGGGCGTCCCGAGCCCAATCCCCGACGACGGGCCCGCATCCGGAGCGCCTGGGAAGTGCTCCCCGAGATCGCGCCCGAGCTCACCGAGTGGAGCGCGCTGTTCGCCTCGGGGGCCCGGCGCCGCGCCCGGGCCGAGGCGGGCATCCAGGGCGCGGCCACTCGCCGGGACGCCGACGACCTGATACGCGACGTGGCGATGTTCCTGCGCCTCGTCGAGCGGATGCTGGTCCTCCAGCCGGTCCTGCCGCAGCCCCGCCAGGACACCGACGCGGGGGAGGAGGGCCAAGGTTTCCCGGAGACGGGCTGA
- a CDS encoding ATP-binding cassette domain-containing protein, with the protein MAGIGVTARGLGLEGPRGWAFRGVSFEAEPGSLIAVQGPSGSGRTCLLLALTGRMKPTEGTATVGEAGLPKQLSAARLISALAHVPGVTDLDPALTVAEHLHERALLQRRFGGSLRGLLRPRAERVTEARLRIDRALAAAGLDREALPKGSRTAVRDLERVEALRLSVALALIGEPGLLGVDDTDLKLSEAERAEVWALLRSIAEAGTTVVAVCSEAPEGAVAVSTVSQSSAQSSVSQDDTKEVAADALAEAGRA; encoded by the coding sequence GTGGCCGGAATCGGCGTCACGGCCCGGGGCCTCGGTCTCGAAGGGCCCCGCGGATGGGCGTTCCGCGGGGTTTCCTTCGAGGCCGAGCCGGGCTCACTGATCGCGGTGCAGGGACCGTCCGGATCCGGGCGCACCTGTCTGCTGCTCGCACTCACCGGACGGATGAAGCCCACCGAGGGCACGGCCACCGTGGGCGAGGCCGGGCTGCCGAAGCAGCTCTCGGCGGCCCGGCTTATCAGCGCCCTCGCCCATGTCCCGGGCGTCACCGATCTCGACCCGGCGCTCACCGTCGCCGAGCATCTGCACGAACGGGCGCTGCTCCAGCGGAGGTTCGGCGGTTCCCTGCGCGGTCTGCTCCGCCCGCGCGCGGAGCGCGTGACGGAGGCCCGGCTGCGGATCGACCGCGCCCTGGCCGCCGCCGGACTCGACCGGGAGGCCCTGCCCAAGGGCTCCAGGACCGCCGTACGCGATCTGGAGCGGGTGGAGGCGCTGCGGCTGTCCGTGGCGCTGGCGTTGATCGGCGAGCCGGGGCTGCTGGGCGTCGACGACACCGACCTGAAGCTCTCCGAGGCGGAACGGGCCGAAGTCTGGGCGCTGCTGAGGTCGATCGCCGAGGCCGGAACGACGGTGGTGGCGGTGTGCAGCGAGGCGCCGGAAGGTGCCGTGGCCGTGTCGACCGTCTCCCAGTCGTCCGCACAGTCGAGCGTCTCCCAGGACGACACGAAGGAGGTGGCCGCCGATGCGCTCGCCGAAGCTGGCCGCGCTTGA